From the genome of Pseudomonas putida:
AGACCTGCACGGTGTCCCCGGCGTTGAGCTGGCCATCGAGAGTGACGGTCACCAGCAGGCTGTTGTCGTTGGTGATGAAATCACCGTCCACGCCGGCATCGGCCGAGACCGCGCTGATGGTCGCCAGGGCGTAGTGCACACTGCTGCTGGCGCTGCTGTTACCGGCGGCATCGCTGGACACGGCAAATGCCTCTCCGCTGCCTTGGGCACTGGCGCTGGTGACGCTATAACCGCCGGCGGCGTTGGCGGTGACGGTTTGCTTGGAGCCGTCGGGGAAGGTCACGGTGACCTCGCTGCCGGCTTCGGCGCTGCCGCTGACCACCAGGGTGCCGTCGGTATTGGCATTGACCACCACGCTCGGGGCCAATGGCGCGGTGCCGTCGACATAATCGGCGGTGGTGCCGTCGCCGGTATTGCCCGCCGCATCCGTCGCGCTGGCGCTGACGTTACCGGAGGTTTGCGGTACCGACGTGGTCGCGCTGTAGCTGCCATCGGCATCGGCGGTAACGGTCTCGGTGCTGCCGTCCGGGTAGGTCACGGTCACCATGCTGCCAGGTTCAGCGTTGCCGGTGACGGTCAGGCCGCCGTCATCGTTGGCCTGGATGTTGATCGTCGGGGCCTCTGGTGCGGTGATATCGGTGTAGTCCTGGGTCACCGGGGCGCTGGTATTGCCCGCTGCATCCTTGGCTTCGACCGCCACCTCACCGGTGGGTTGATCTTCCGGCGAAGTCAGCGACCACGCGCCATCCTCGCCCACCAGGACCGAGTCGGTGCTGCCGTCGGGGTAGGTCACGGTCACCGTGCTGCCCGGCTCTGCCGAACCAGCGACGGTGATGCTGCCATCGGTGTTGGTGATGATTTCATCCAGCACCGGCACTTGCGGCGCCCAGCTGTCGACATAGTCGACACTGGCCGCGTCGCCGGTGTTGCCTGCAGCATCGGTCGCACTGGCGCTCACTTCACCGCTGGTTTGCGGCACCGAGGTGGTGACGCTGTAGCTGCCATCGGCATCGGCTGTCACCGTTCCGGTGCTGCCATCGGGGAAGGTCACGGTCACGCTGGTGCCAGGCTCGGCGTTGCCGCTCACGGTCAGGCCGCCGTCGGCATTGGCCGTGACATCGACAGTCGGGGTTTCTGGCGGCGTGGTGTCGCTGTAGTCCTCGGTCACCGAGGCACTGGTATTGCCCGCCTCGTCCGTCGCTTTCACGTCCACCTCACCTGTGGGCTGGTCTACTGGCGAGGTCAGCGACCAGGTACCGTTTTCGTCTGCCACTACGGTGTCGGTCGAGCCATCCGGATAGGTCACGTTGACCGTGCTGCCAGGTTCGGCGGTACCGCCGACGGTGATGCTGCCATCCTCGTTGGTGATGATCTCATCGAGCATGGGCGCCTCTGGGGCGGTGCTGTCGACATAGGCCACCGTGCCCGCGTCCCCCGTGTTGCCAGCGGCATCGGTCGCGCTTGCGCCCACCTCGCCAGACGTCTGAGGTACGGAGGTGGTCGCGCTGTAGTTACCCTCCGCGTCTGCAGTCACGGTCTGGCTGCTGCCATCTGGGAAGGTCACGGTCACGCTGCTGCCCGCCTCGGCACTGCCGGTCACGGTCAGGCCGCCGTCGGCGTTTGGCGTGACGATCACGCTAGGGGCCTCGGGTGCAGTAGTGTCGGTGTAATCCTCAGTGGTCGAGGCGCTGGTGTTACCGGCTTCGTCCGAGGCGTTGACCTCGACTTCACCGCTCGGTTGATCTTCCGGCGAAGTCATTGACCAGGTGCCGTCTTCATCTGCCACCACGGTGTCGGTCGAGCCGTCTGGGTAGGTGACAGTCACGGTGCTGCCGGGCTCGGCGCTGCCGCCGACGGTGATGCTGCCATCTGCATTGGTGATGATTTCATCCAGCACGGGAGCCTCAGGCGCGGTGCTGTCGACATAGTCCAGGCTGCCCGCAGGCCCGGTGTTGCCCGCCGCATCGGTCGCGGCGGCGCTGACTTCGCCAGAGGTTTGGGGAGCCTCGGTGGTCGCGCTGTAGCCGCCGTCGGAACCTGCGGTCACGGTTTGGCTGCTGCCGTCCGGGAAGGTCACGGTCACGCTGCTGCCGGCTTCGGCAGTGCCAGTGACGGTCAGCCCCCCGTCGGCATTAGGTGTGACGGTCACGCTCGGCGCTTCGGGGGCGGTGATGTCGCTGTAGTCCTCAGTGGTCGAAGCACTGGTGTTGCCCGCTTCGTCCGAGACGTTGACATCGATCTCGCCGCTGGGTTGGTCTTCCTGCGAGGTCAACGACCAGGTGCCGTCTTCGCCGGCAACGATCGAGTCGGTCGAGCCGTCCGGATACGTCACGGTCACGGTGCTGCCAGGCTCGGCGGTGCCGCCAACGGTGATGCTGCCGTCTTCGTTGGTGATGATTTCATCCAGCACGGGCGCCTCAGGGGCGGTGCTGTCGACGTAGTCCAGCGTGCCCGCTTCACCCGTGTTGCCCGCGGCATCGGTGGCGGTCGCACTCACCTCACCGGAGGTTTGCGGTATGGAGGTAGTCGCGCTGTAGCCGCCGTCGGAACCTGCGGTCACGGTTTGGCTGCTGCCATCGGGGAAAGTGACGGTGACGCTGCTGCCCGCCTCGGCACTACCGGTCACGGTCAGGCCGCCGTCGGCGTTTGGCGTGACGATCACGCTCGGCGCTTCGGGTGCGGTCGTGTCGGTGTAGTCCTCAGTGGCCGAGCTGCTGGTATTACCGGCTTCGTCCGAAGCTTTCACATCGACTTCACCGCTGGGTTGGTCTTCCGGCGAGGTCAACGACCAGGCGCCGTCTTCGCCCGCCACCACGGTATCGGTCGAGCCATCCGGGTAGGTGACGGTTACAGTGCTGCCAGGCTCGGCAGTACCGCCGAGGGTGATGCTGCCGTCCTCGTTGGTGATGATCTCATCGAGCACGGGCGCCTCAGGCGCGGTGCTGTCGGCATAGGCCAGGCTACCCGCAGGCCCTGTGTTGCCTGCCGCATCGGTCGCGCTGGCGCTCACTTCGCCGGAAGTTTGCGGCACCGAAGTGGTCGCGCTGTAGCTGCCGTCGGAACCTGCGGTCACGGTTTGGCTACTGCCATCCGGGAAGGTCACGGTCACGTTGCTGTCTGCTTCGGCATTGCCGGTAACGGTCAGGCCGCCATCGGCGTTGGGCGTGATGATCACGCTGGGCGCTTCAGGCGCCGTGGTGTCGTTGTAGTCTTCGGTGGTCGAAGCGCTGGTGTTACCGGCTTCGTCAGAGGCTTTGACGTCCACCTCACCGCTGGGTTGATCTTCCGGCGAGGTCAGCGACCAGGCACCGTCTTCGCCCGCCACCACGGTGTCGGTCGAGCCGTCCGGGTAGGTCACGGTGACAGTGCTCCCAGGCTCGGTAGTGCCGCCGACGGTGATGCTGCCGTCCTCGTTGGTGATGATCTCATCGAGCACGGGCGCCTCAGGCGCGGTGCTGTCGGCATAGGCCAGGCTACCCGCAGGCCCTGTGTTGCCTGCCGCATCGGTCGCGGTGGCGCTCACTTCGCCGGAAGTTTGCGGCACCGAAGTGGTCGCGCTGTAGCTGCCATCGGAATCCGCCATCACGGTGTCGGTGCTACCGTCCGGGAAGGTCACGGTGACGCTGCTGCCTGCCTCGGCGCTACCGCTGACCGTCAGGCCGCCGTCGCTGTTCGGCGTGACAGTGACCGTGGGGGCCTCTGGCGGCGTGGTATCGCTATAGTCTTCGGTGGTCGAGGCGCTGGTGTTGCCCGCTTCATCCGAGGCTTTGACATCGATTTCACCGTTCGGCTGATCTTCTGGCGAGGTCAACGACCAGGTACCGTCTTCACCGGCAACGGCGGTGTCGGACGAGCCGTCCGGGTAGGTCACGGTCACGGTGCTGCCCGGCTCGGCGGTGCCGCCAACGGTGATGCTGCCATCCTCGTTGGTGATGATTTCATCCAGCACAGGAGCCTCGGGAGCGGTGCTGTCGACATAGTCCAGGGTGCCAGCCGGCCCGGTATTGCCAGCCGCATCGGTGGCGCTGGCACTGACTTCGCCGGACGTTTGCGGCACCTCGGTGGTCGCGCTATAGGAGCCATCGGCATCGGCGGTCACGGTTTGGCTGCTGCCATCCGGGAAGGTCACTGTGACGCTGCTGCCCGCCTCGGCGCTGCCCGTCACGGTCAGGCCACCATCGGCGTTTGGCGTGCCGATCACGCTCGGCGCGTCGGGCGCTGTGGTATCGGCGTAATCCTCGGTAGTCGAGGCACTGGTGTTGCCCGCTTCGTCCGAGGCTTTGACCTCGACTTCGCCGCTCGGCTGATCTTCTGGCGAGGTCAACGACCAAGTCCCGTCTTCACCCGCCACCACGGTGTCGGTCGAGCCGTCCGGGTAGGTCACGGTGACCGTGCTACCGGGCTCGGCGGTACCGCCGACGGTAATGCTGCCGTCTTCGTTGGTGATGATTTCATCCAGCACGGGTGTCTCAGGGGCGGTGCTGTCGACATAGTCCAGGGTACCCGCATCGCCCGTGTTGCCGGCGGCATCGGTCGCGCTGGCGCTCACCTCGCCAGTGGTCTGCGGCACCGAGGTGGTCACGCTGTAGCTGCCATCGGCATCCGCGCTCGCCGTGGCGGTGCTGCCGTCGGGGAACGTTACAGTCACCGTGCTGCCAGGTTCAGCATTGCCAGTGACAGTGAGACCCCCGTCATCGTTGGCCAAGACAATGACGCTCGGCGCCTCTGGCGCGGTGATATCGACATAGGCCAGAGTGCCCGCGTCACCTGTGTTGCCAGCCGCATCGGTGGCGCTGGCACTCACTTCGCCGGAGGTTTGTGGCACAGAAGTGGTCGCACTGTAGCTGCCGTCGGTACCGGCGAGCACAGTTTGGCTGCTGCCATCGGGGAAGGTCACGGTCACACTGCTGCCCGCCTCGGCACTGCCGGTGACGGTCAGGCCGCCGTCGGCATTGGGCGTGGCGATCACGCTGGGCGCTTCAGGCGCCGTGGTGTCGCTATAGTCTTCGGTGGTCGAAGCGCTGGTGTTGCCGGCTTCGTCCGAGGCTTTGACCTCGACCTCGCCCGAAGGCTGGTCTTCTGGCGAGGTCAGCGACCAGGCACCGTCTTCATCGGCAACGATCGAGTCGGTCGTGCCGTCCGGATAGGTCACGGTGACCGTACTACCAGGCTCGGCAGTACCACCGACGGTGATGCTGCCATCCTGGTTGGTGATGATCTCATCGAGCACGGGCGCCTCTGGGGCGGTGCTGTCGACATAGTCGAGCGTGCCCGCGGCACCCGTGTTGCCGGCGGCATCGGTGGCGGTGGCGCTGACTTCGCCAGAGGTTTGTGAAACCTCGGTGGTCGCGCTGTAGCCGCCGTCGGAACCTGCGGTCACGGTTTGGCTGCTGCCGTCCGGGAAGGTCACGGTGACGCTGCTGCCCGCCTCGGCATTGCCGGTGACGGTCAGGCCGCCGTCGGCATTAACCGTGACGATCACGCTTGGCGCTTCAGGCGCCGTGGTGTCGCTATAGTCTTCGCTGGTCGAGGCGCTGGTATTGCCGGCTTCGTCCGAGGCTTTGGCGTCGACCTCGCCCGAAGGCTGGTCTTCTGGCGAGGTCAGCGACCAAGTGCCGTCTTCACCGACAACGATCGAGTCGGTCGAGCCGTCCGGGTAAGTCACGGTCACGGTGCTACCAGGCTCGGCAGTACCACCGATGGTGATGCTGCCATCTTCGTTGGTGACGATTTCATCCAGCACAGGCGCTTCAGGCGCCGTGCTGTCGACGTAGTCCAGGGAGCTTGCAGGCCCAGTATTGCCCGCCGCATCGGTCGCGCTGGCGCGCACTTCGCCGGAGGTTTGAGGCACCTCGGTGGTGGCGCTGTAGCTGCCATCGGTTCCTGCCGTCACGGTTTGGCTGCTGCCGTCCGGGAAGGTCACGGTCACGCTGCTGCCGGCCTCGGCGCTGCCGCTCACGGTCAGGCCGCCGTCAGCGTTGGGCGTTACGATTACGCTCGGCGCTTCGGGTGCGGTGGTATCGGTATAGTCCTCAGTGGTCGAGACGCTGGTGTTGCCCGCTTCGTCCGAGGCTTTTACGTCGATCTCGCCGCTGGGTTGATCTTCCGGCGAGGTCAACGACCAGCCACCGTTTTCATCCACCACCACGGTGTCGGTCGAGCCGTCCGGATACGTCACGGTCACGGTGCTGCCGGGCTCGGCGGTGCCGCCCAAGGTGATGCTGCCGTCTTCGTTGGTAACGATTTCGTCCAGCACGGGCGCCTCAGGGGCGGTGCTGTCGACGTAGTCCAGCGTGCCTGCTTCACCCGTGTTGCCTGCGGCATCGGTAGCGGTTGCGCTGACGTCGCCAGTCGGCTGGTCTTCTGGCGAGGTCAACGACCAGGAGCCGTCTTCACCGGCCACCACGGTATCGGTCGAGCCATCCGGATAGGTCACGGTGACCGTGCTGCCAGGCTCTGCGCTGCCGCCCACGGTGATACTGCCGTCTTCGTGGGTGATGACTTCACCCAGTACGGGCGCTTCAGGCGCCGTGCTGTCGACATAGGCCAGGCTACCCGCAGGCCCTGTGTTGCCCGCCGCATCGGTGGCGGTGGCGCTGACATCACCGGAGGTCTGCGGCACCTGGGTGGTCACACTGTAGCTGCCGTCGCTGCCAGCGATCGCCGTCGCGCGACTGCCATCGGGGAAGGTCACCACGACAACGCTGCCTGCCTCGGCACTGCCAGTGACGGTCAGACCGCCGTCGGCATTGGCCGATACGTTGATGCTCGGCACCTCGGGCGGGCTGACGTCGGTGTAGTCGGCCTGGGTCGAGCTGCTGTTACCCTGGCCATCTTCGGCCTGCACGTGAACCTCGCCGCTGCCCTGGGGTGACGAAGCGCTGGCTTGGTACTTGCCGTTGGCATCGGCAGTCACGGTGGCTTTCGAGCCGTCCGGGAAGGTCACCGTAACCTGCGCGCCAGGGCTGGTGGTGCCGCTGACGGTCAAGCCGCCCGCCGTGTCGCCGCTCAGCTCGGCAGTGGGTGCCTGCAAGGTGGCGCTCGGCGCAGGGTGGCCCCCTCCACCGCCGCCACCGCTCGAAGCCGCGACACCCCCTGCCAGCAGGGCAAGCCCCCCGGCGACCCAAGCCAGGGCGTCATGTTCACCACCCTGGGCGACCAGCAACGCCTCTACCGTGTCTAT
Proteins encoded in this window:
- a CDS encoding Ig-like domain-containing protein, which produces MAKAIVVIDKTTHASTQVTQADLTLRAPSIVRLAIDRDQVASMAREGDALVIKTLDGETIVIRGFFGQAGEPDSELVLQDSDGRYWLADINETGPTLGGYSEIDTVEALLVAQGGEHDALAWVAGGLALLAGGVAASSGGGGGGGHPAPSATLQAPTAELSGDTAGGLTVSGTTSPGAQVTVTFPDGSKATVTADANGKYQASASSPQGSGEVHVQAEDGQGNSSSTQADYTDVSPPEVPSINVSANADGGLTVTGSAEAGSVVVVTFPDGSRATAIAGSDGSYSVTTQVPQTSGDVSATATDAAGNTGPAGSLAYVDSTAPEAPVLGEVITHEDGSITVGGSAEPGSTVTVTYPDGSTDTVVAGEDGSWSLTSPEDQPTGDVSATATDAAGNTGEAGTLDYVDSTAPEAPVLDEIVTNEDGSITLGGTAEPGSTVTVTYPDGSTDTVVVDENGGWSLTSPEDQPSGEIDVKASDEAGNTSVSTTEDYTDTTAPEAPSVIVTPNADGGLTVSGSAEAGSSVTVTFPDGSSQTVTAGTDGSYSATTEVPQTSGEVRASATDAAGNTGPASSLDYVDSTAPEAPVLDEIVTNEDGSITIGGTAEPGSTVTVTYPDGSTDSIVVGEDGTWSLTSPEDQPSGEVDAKASDEAGNTSASTSEDYSDTTAPEAPSVIVTVNADGGLTVTGNAEAGSSVTVTFPDGSSQTVTAGSDGGYSATTEVSQTSGEVSATATDAAGNTGAAGTLDYVDSTAPEAPVLDEIITNQDGSITVGGTAEPGSTVTVTYPDGTTDSIVADEDGAWSLTSPEDQPSGEVEVKASDEAGNTSASTTEDYSDTTAPEAPSVIATPNADGGLTVTGSAEAGSSVTVTFPDGSSQTVLAGTDGSYSATTSVPQTSGEVSASATDAAGNTGDAGTLAYVDITAPEAPSVIVLANDDGGLTVTGNAEPGSTVTVTFPDGSTATASADADGSYSVTTSVPQTTGEVSASATDAAGNTGDAGTLDYVDSTAPETPVLDEIITNEDGSITVGGTAEPGSTVTVTYPDGSTDTVVAGEDGTWSLTSPEDQPSGEVEVKASDEAGNTSASTTEDYADTTAPDAPSVIGTPNADGGLTVTGSAEAGSSVTVTFPDGSSQTVTADADGSYSATTEVPQTSGEVSASATDAAGNTGPAGTLDYVDSTAPEAPVLDEIITNEDGSITVGGTAEPGSTVTVTYPDGSSDTAVAGEDGTWSLTSPEDQPNGEIDVKASDEAGNTSASTTEDYSDTTPPEAPTVTVTPNSDGGLTVSGSAEAGSSVTVTFPDGSTDTVMADSDGSYSATTSVPQTSGEVSATATDAAGNTGPAGSLAYADSTAPEAPVLDEIITNEDGSITVGGTTEPGSTVTVTYPDGSTDTVVAGEDGAWSLTSPEDQPSGEVDVKASDEAGNTSASTTEDYNDTTAPEAPSVIITPNADGGLTVTGNAEADSNVTVTFPDGSSQTVTAGSDGSYSATTSVPQTSGEVSASATDAAGNTGPAGSLAYADSTAPEAPVLDEIITNEDGSITLGGTAEPGSTVTVTYPDGSTDTVVAGEDGAWSLTSPEDQPSGEVDVKASDEAGNTSSSATEDYTDTTAPEAPSVIVTPNADGGLTVTGSAEAGSSVTVTFPDGSSQTVTAGSDGGYSATTSIPQTSGEVSATATDAAGNTGEAGTLDYVDSTAPEAPVLDEIITNEDGSITVGGTAEPGSTVTVTYPDGSTDSIVAGEDGTWSLTSQEDQPSGEIDVNVSDEAGNTSASTTEDYSDITAPEAPSVTVTPNADGGLTVTGTAEAGSSVTVTFPDGSSQTVTAGSDGGYSATTEAPQTSGEVSAAATDAAGNTGPAGSLDYVDSTAPEAPVLDEIITNADGSITVGGSAEPGSTVTVTYPDGSTDTVVADEDGTWSMTSPEDQPSGEVEVNASDEAGNTSASTTEDYTDTTAPEAPSVIVTPNADGGLTVTGSAEAGSSVTVTFPDGSSQTVTADAEGNYSATTSVPQTSGEVGASATDAAGNTGDAGTVAYVDSTAPEAPMLDEIITNEDGSITVGGTAEPGSTVNVTYPDGSTDTVVADENGTWSLTSPVDQPTGEVDVKATDEAGNTSASVTEDYSDTTPPETPTVDVTANADGGLTVSGNAEPGTSVTVTFPDGSTGTVTADADGSYSVTTSVPQTSGEVSASATDAAGNTGDAASVDYVDSWAPQVPVLDEIITNTDGSITVAGSAEPGSTVTVTYPDGSTDSVLVGEDGAWSLTSPEDQPTGEVAVEAKDAAGNTSAPVTQDYTDITAPEAPTINIQANDDGGLTVTGNAEPGSMVTVTYPDGSTETVTADADGSYSATTSVPQTSGNVSASATDAAGNTGDGTTADYVDGTAPLAPSVVVNANTDGTLVVSGSAEAGSEVTVTFPDGSKQTVTANAAGGYSVTSASAQGSGEAFAVSSDAAGNSSASSSVHYALATISAVSADAGVDGDFITNDNSLLVTVTLDGQLNAGDTVQVSLDGGNTWHDAVAQGDGTYVFDNSASELGDGTYVFMARVLGSEGNASLAGTQAVEIDTQGPSASLTITFDGISDDNGYLSGDYVTNDSSLGFHGTLSEPLGDGERVQISLDGGATWQDAEVDSGTWSFDNTGVELADGDYDVQVRVVDEAGNLGNSASQKVVIDTEGPSAELSITLDAISSDSGALGDDLITSDNTLVFSGSLSAELGEGEGVEISLDNGLTWYRASVDGTGWVYDHQGQVLADGQYTVQVRVVDDAGNIGQTNSRDVVVDTEAPAFTDAIIDLDDSSDNGSSASDNTTSVITPSITGTITGLNAADSEAAAAGKITVTLFDDINGNGRYDDGDVLYAEGLTLDANGVFTATLPSLVDGSYNIKAVLVDDAGNQSVAGMLDGSEDARLVIDTEGTASVAASTQSADGLGLSMSAIGDVNGDGYVDYVVSAPHSIYGSTAAYGSDIYVLYGNVNGIPSLSSIDNLTPEQGFRITQSGVTGTGGDTGIQGKLVTALGDINGDGYDDFAIASTLNDRTYVIFGGENTNLATLDLTTLENGATSAGFVIKNYNTGGWSSNSVTGGDINGDGYADLIIGSAAGNGGNGMYVVLYGHAGAAGSAEWGNLLLSNYVSDSNPGGLFYATGTTSSTLGSRVENQTNIRTTYTADGASDLGTTVKVIGDVNGDGYADYIVTAPRSNGLTGSTITNSGTAYLIWGSAEGLGDSYNLANLTSDQGVRLVGSQTGEWLGGATVDSGGTAQNAGQWYAMFSNIQNIGDINGDGIEDFAIGSPGWGDSAADTTGPGRVYVIYGKQAGETWTDINLGNLSASQGFIISSSSNGTAISGSVTTADGQLGYAISAGGDVNGDGIDDFLIGMPGYDDGVTNRGAVYLVYGRADGSFDLNTDLDALVASGQAIQYLGLNANDYAGTGLAMGDWNGDGIADYGYGVWQSDSGATNGGAFNIYTGSIALLTHSYTVGDDELWAGSTSLGAATSVDGVDILSGGQGNDIIHGIGTDTTGTTDTSVQHDVAMGGAGDDTIGLVGTTFTRVDGGLGVDTLLFESGGHALNLTEYGTRVKGFEIFDLGSSEAGSGNNTLSLRLADVLSQVDTKDDGLGNLTIKGDSTSTVDLAETVGEGGWAVSGSTTVDGVAFDIWHNATMGSNTNADLLIQHGINVV